In Qingrenia yutianensis, one genomic interval encodes:
- a CDS encoding helix-turn-helix domain-containing protein gives MNIADRIQYLRKQKGYSQEELADKVGVSRQAVSKWESEQSTPDLEKVIAMSELFEVTTDYILKGIEPVSTTNRKTVKTLYLGFVLIFATIAGIWSFAANRFNYDEIIMIILAGGVVGLGMALIVQVIGSIVSNKKQ, from the coding sequence ATGAATATAGCAGATAGAATACAATATTTACGAAAACAAAAAGGATATTCGCAGGAGGAACTTGCTGATAAGGTTGGTGTATCAAGACAGGCTGTATCAAAATGGGAAAGTGAACAAAGCACACCCGATTTAGAAAAAGTAATCGCTATGAGCGAACTTTTTGAAGTCACAACGGATTATATTCTTAAAGGAATAGAACCAGTATCAACAACGAATAGAAAGACTGTTAAGACGTTGTACTTAGGGTTTGTTTTAATATTTGCAACCATAGCAGGAATATGGTCTTTTGCTGCAAACCGATTTAATTATGATGAAATTATTATGATTATTTTAGCAGGCGGCGTAGTTGGTTTAGGAATGGCTCTAATTGTTCAGGTAATCGGCAGTATAGTTTCAAACAAGAAACAATAA
- a CDS encoding DUF3784 domain-containing protein, translating to MENIMLLILGVFISVIGIVNIKGNISTIHSYNRRKVKEEDIPKYGKAVGTGTLIIGISLVLGFIVSFWSEETMGFIILPAVIVGLGFMLYGQIKYNKGIF from the coding sequence ATGGAGAACATTATGTTGTTGATTTTAGGAGTGTTCATATCTGTTATAGGAATTGTAAATATCAAAGGCAATATCAGTACAATTCATTCTTACAATAGGCGAAAAGTAAAAGAAGAAGATATACCAAAGTATGGAAAAGCCGTTGGAACAGGAACACTGATTATCGGAATATCTTTGGTGTTAGGTTTTATAGTTTCATTTTGGAGTGAAGAGACTATGGGATTTATTATTCTTCCAGCAGTTATTGTCGGATTAGGCTTTATGTTGTATGGACAAATTAAATACAATAAAGGGATTTTTTAA
- a CDS encoding helix-turn-helix transcriptional regulator, with protein sequence MKEQLHLKNHLKEVRTAANLSQTQLAEMVGVSRNTISSIETGQFNPTAKLALILCIALDKKFEELFYF encoded by the coding sequence ATGAAAGAGCAATTACATTTGAAAAATCACTTAAAGGAAGTTCGTACAGCGGCAAATCTTTCTCAAACCCAGCTTGCAGAAATGGTAGGAGTTTCAAGAAATACCATTAGTTCTATTGAAACTGGACAGTTCAACCCAACAGCAAAGTTGGCATTGATTTTATGTATTGCTTTAGACAAGAAATTTGAAGAACTGTTCTATTTTTAG
- a CDS encoding DUF6442 family protein — protein sequence MKKEEILNASRKEHQNKDLAEMEVLYLAGSHASRVGALVCCLLSLLSSMIAHTMIYSPWVIYFSILATQWLVRFIKMKRKSDLLLTSMFFILSVLAFVGFVRQILEVSI from the coding sequence ATGAAAAAGGAAGAAATCTTAAACGCAAGTAGAAAAGAACATCAAAATAAAGACTTGGCGGAAATGGAAGTGCTATATCTGGCAGGAAGTCACGCAAGTAGAGTGGGGGCTTTGGTGTGTTGTCTGCTTTCTTTGCTATCTTCTATGATTGCCCATACTATGATTTACAGTCCTTGGGTTATATATTTCAGTATTCTTGCGACACAATGGTTAGTTCGTTTTATCAAAATGAAACGAAAGAGTGATTTGCTATTGACCAGTATGTTTTTCATTCTTTCCGTTTTGGCATTTGTTGGATTTGTTCGCCAAATTTTAGAGGTGAGCATATGA